AAAAAGAGAACAATTGCAACTGGCTTTTTCCACGGACACCGTCACTGCTCTCGGCAGTCGTTTCAAGCTGTTACGGGATATCGAGCGAGGACCTGCCAGTCAGTGCCTTGCACTGATTGATATGGCCAGCTTTCATGGTGTTAATAAACTGTATGGAACCGATGTCGGAGATTCGATCCTTAAATATATCGGGGAATCGTTATCGTTGTATTACGGTGGCAGCAAAAGTACCTTGTACCGCTTAAATGCGGATGTTTTTGCGGTGTTATCTCCGACCACAGAAGGTTTTTCTGAGCAGCTTAAAAGCTTCCTTGATCTTTTTTCCCAGAAGAATTTTCCTCTCGAAGATGAAAAGAACACAGAAGTTCCTGTTACATTAACAGCGGGTATCGCCTGTTGTCAGGAAAACCTTCTGACCTGCTCTGACAGCGCATTGAAGGAGGCTAAACGGAAAAACAAACAACTGATGATTTATAATCAGGAATTGGCTGACAGCGATGAATATAAACAAAAAATGTACTGGATTGATACGGTTCAGCAGGCGATGACGGAAGGTCGTCTGGTTGCTTATTATCAGCCGATTATTGATTTATCCAGTGGTCAGATTTGTAAATTTGAGACATTAATGCGACTTCTTGACCGGGATGGGAAACCTGTGGCACCCGGATTGTTCCTGCCCGTGCTGAAACAGACACATTTTTACGCGTATATGACACACGCCATGATTGAACAGGCGTGTGCATTTTTCAAAGATAAACACTGTCATTTTTCAATCAATTTCACTGTTGACGACTTGTTGCGTAAAGAGACGGTACAACTGATTGTTGATACGGCATTGCGCTATGATGTCATTGATCGTCTCGTGCTAGAAGTCGTTGAGACGGAGAATATCCAGAATTACGATCAAGCGTTGGATACCATCCGTTATCTGAAAGGGTTGGGATGTCAGATTTCTATCGATGATTTCGGTAGTGGTTATTCCAACTTCAGTTATCTGACCCAGGTTAGCGCTGATGTGATTAAGATTGATGGCTCGTTGATACAGGAAATCAATAAAGATGAAAGAACCCGAGAACTGATTTCATCCATTATCCAGTTTGCCCATCGTTCGCAAATGAAAGTTGTCGCGGAATTTATTGACAGCGAAGCAATCCTGCAGTCTGTAAAAGAGATTGGTTGCGATATGGGGCAGGGCTACCACTTTAGTCCGCCTCTTGCCGCAAGTGAAATCCCGCCTTGTCCGGAACCTAAAATAGTAAACTGATCGAAGAATTTCTGTTAGAGGCACTTTTTGTCACTATCCGGGTCTCTGCCTCCCCAAACGGGATCATAGGCAAATTGTTCACGTAGGCGTTCTACGGGATTTTGTTCCATGAATTCTTCACGTGTAAAAGAAAAACGATAATTTGAGCAGTACTCCATCAGATGTTGATAGGCTTCATTAATGGCACGTATGGCATCAGGATCGTTGCCGCCCGCGTCCGGATGATGCTTTTTGACCAACGTCTTATGGCGCGCTTTAATCTCTTTGAGGCTTGCCCGATCCCGTATGGCAAATAATTCCAAGGCTTTTTCTAGTTGCTGATATTCCATAGCGACTCCTGCGTTACATTCCTGTTCTTGACTTAAAATAAAGCAATGATACTGTAGACGTAGTCATCAAGCTATCCTTATTAGACGATAGCCGTCATCTCTAAATTTCAATCAGTTTTATTGTAACGTATTAGATCCTTTGTCGAAATCGCACCGTTTTACTTTCATGGAGGCGTTATGTCGCAACAGGTCGCACCCCATATCTTGTCTGTTTTCGGTCAGGATTACCAGTATTACAGTCTTTCTCACGCTGCATCCTCGTTATCTGCTGATTTAGATCGATTACCGAAAACCATCAAAATTCTGTTGGAGAATCTGTTGCGATTTTCCGAGCCACAAGCAGATGTTATGGCCCTGGCCCAGTGGCAGCCTCAGGCTGAACGTCAGGAGATCGCCTGGCGACCGACGCGGGTACTGATGCAGGATTTTACCGGTGTACCGGCCATCGTTGATCTGGCCGCCATGCGTGATGCCGTTGCCGCGCGTGGAGGCGATCCTTCGGTGATCAATCCCCAGATCCCGGTGGATCTGGTTATTGATCATTCCGTGACGGTCGAGCGTTTTGGCAACAAGCAGGCCTTTGCCGACAATGTGGCCATTGAGATGGAACGGAACCGCGAGCGTTACCGTTTTCTGCATTGGGGCCAACAGGCATTTGAAAACTTTCGCGTTGTGCCGCCGGGAACCGGTATTTGCCATCAGGTGAATCTCGAATATCTGGCCAGTGTGGTCCATAACCAACAGGCCGATGGCTCTGTTGTGTTATCACCCGATACGCTGGTTGGAACCGACAGCCATACCACCATGATCAACGGTCTTGCCGTTCTGGGTTGGGGGGTCGGCGGGATTGAAGCTGAAGCCGCCATGTTGGGCCAGCCGATCTCTATGCTGGTGCCTGATGTCATCGGCTTCCGTCTGCATGGAAGCCTCCCAGAAGGCATTACCGCAACGGATCTGGTTCTGACTGTTACCCAGATGCTGCGCCAAAAAGGGGTGGTCGGTAAGTTTGTCGAATTCTACGGTGAAGGCCTTGACCAGTTGCCACTGGCGGACCGGGCTACCATCGGCAATATGGCTCCGGAATATGGCGCGACCTGTGGTTTCTTCCCGGTGGATCAATTAACTCTCGATTATATGACCCTCAGTGGTCGTTCCGCCCAACAAGTGGCAGTCGTTGAGGCGTACTGTAAAGCCCAGGGCTTGTGGCGTGATTCATCTGCAGCCGATCCGGAATTTACCGATGTGTTGGAGCTTGATCTTGCAACAGTCCAATCAAGCCTGGCCGGTCCAAAACGTCCTCAGGATCGTGTTGCCATGGTTGAGGTCGGACAGGTGTTTGACAAAGTGATGGTCGCTGATCAGCCTGAGATTGATCAGGCGGCGACATCCAAGGTTGCGGACAGTGATTTTTCACTGAAACATGGCGATGTTGTCATCGCTGCCATTACTTCCTGTACCAATACCTCCAATCCCGCTGTCATGCTGTGTGCCGGACTTCTGGCTCAGAAAGCGACTGCCCTTGGGCTGACAACCAAACCGTGGGTAAAGACATCTCTGGCACCTGGTTCCAAAGTGGTCAGCGATTACCTGAATAAAGCCGGCGTGCAACCGCATCTTGATGCTCTTGGTTTCAATCTAGTCGGCTATGGCTGCACCACCTGTATTGGTAACTCGGGCCCCTTGCCGGAAAATATTGCTACCGCCATTGACGCGGCCGACCTGAATGTCTGTTCCGTTTTGTCGGGGAATCGCAATTTTGAAGGACGCATTCATCCCTTGACCAAATCCAACTGGCTGGCGTCGCCACCGTTGGTGGTTGCCTATGCTCTGGCTGGCACCATGCGCATTGATTTGTCTCAGGACCCTCTGGGCGAAGATGGATCAGGCAATCCGGTTTATCTGAAAGATATCTGGCCGACCATGAAAGAAGTGGCTCAGGCCGTGTCTCTTGTCAGCGGCGATATGTTCCAGAAGCAATATGCCGATGTGTTTACCGGTGATGAGCAGTGGCAGAACATGGAAGTCGCCGATAGCCAGCTTTATCCCTGGGATGAAGATTCGACGTACATCCGTCTGCCGACCTTTTTTACCTTGCCCAACAACCAGGACGATATCGAATCGGCACGTATTCTCGCCAAGCTGGGCAATTCGATTACCACCGACCATATTTCACCGGCGGGCGCAATTGCTGCCAACAGCCCGGCAGCCGACTATCTGCGCGATCATGGTGTAGAGCAAAAGGATTTCAACTCCTACGGGTCACGGCGCGGTAATCACGAAGTGATGATGCGTGGTACTTTTGCCAATATCCGGATTCGTAACGAGATGGTGCCGGATGTAGTGGGCGGCTATACACGTGATCTGCTCGATGGCGAAGTGAAGCCGATCTTCACCGCGGCCATGGATTACCAGCAGCAGGGCGTTCCTCTGGTGATCATTGCCGGTAAAGAGTACGGCACCGGCTCCAGCCGTGACTGGGCGGCGAAAGGAACCTTGCTGCAAGGGGTGAGGGCGGTTATTGCCGAGAGTTTTGAACGGATCCATCGCTCCAACCTCTTGGGGATGGGCGTATTGCCGTTGCAGTTTACCTCAGGGCAGAGCCGTGATTCCCTCGGCTTGACCGGTACGGAGAAGATTACCATTCTCGGTCTGGGTGAAAATCTCAGCGCCAAGTGTTCTCTGACGATGACGATTGACTATGAAGATGGCCGTCAGGGGCAGGCTGAACTCCTCTGTCGTCTCGATACGGAAGAGGAACTCAAGTCCTATCGCAGTGGCGGTATTCTGCGTCACGTCCTCAATCAGTTGACGGCATAAAAGCCATTCGATTTCCTTGAAAACGACAAAGGCCCTGCGGAATGTTCCGCAGGGCCTTTGTGCGTCATGGTTAAAAGTGATTTTTGATCACCACCTCGTCCAGAGGCAACTGACCCGGTCGGGGCCATGGTGGCTGCGTCTGCTTGCCGATGGCGACAAACATGGTGACGATATGATCCTCGGGCAGGTTGATCAGTTTGCCGACGGCGTCAAAGTCGAAGCCGTCCATGGGGCAGGAATCATATCCCAAACCCTGTGCCGCCAGCATCAGGGTCTGCGCTGCCAGACCGCAGGAACGCATAGCCTCATCGCGCTGCACACTTTCTTTGCCACGGTAGTAGTTATCTATCGCCGGAAGGATGAACTCCTGAGCTTCCTTCGTCGCATCGCGCCAGTAGCGAATGGGTTCTTTCTCCCAGGCTTTAAGGTCGGCGCAAAGAATGACCAGCAGGGAAGAATCTGTCACCTGCGCCTGACCCCAGGCCGCTTCACGAATTTTTTGCCGTAAGGTTGGATCTTCGACAACGACAAATCGCCAGTTTTGAATGTTAAAGGCCGTCGGCGACAGAGCCGCCGCTGAAAAAAGGCGCTGTTGCTCGTCCGGGCTCATAGTGTGTTGCGGATCAAAATGTTTGACGGCACGTCGTGCCGCGATACTTTCGAAGATTTCCATGGTGTGTCCTTTCAGGATAAAAGTTCAATACCATCGTCTCTGTAGTCTATCAACTTCATCGCCATGTTCAAAGCGGTGAAAAATTACCGGTCTTTATTGTTCTAACCCATCAAGAAAACGGATCTTTTATTTTGAAACGTTGATAAATGGTAGGAAATGCGATACGTTGTTTTTATGATATTGTATACGGTATCGTAAAATCTTATCGATATCGTGATCTTCATCTGTTGCTATGGGGAGAAAAATCATGATTATCGAGATCAGCAATACCACCTTAACACGCTTGGTCAACTATGAAGCGGTGACCCGCAAAAACTATCAGGAGGCACACAACCGTCAATGGCGGGTGATGACCCTGGATGTCATGCAGGAGTGCGAACGGATGTGTGAACGGATGCGCCACGTGACCCAGGTAGCAGCCTATTCGCTGTATCTTTACAAGTTGCAGAACGGCTTATCGCCTCGTCGTTCTATCTATGCTGAGCCGGCTATCAGTCGCGGTCTGGTGAATCTGATGGAGGAATTGAATATTCCCGTACGCATGATTCCAGACAGCTGTGAGGCGGCAATGGCCTTGTGCTGACAAGGTTTCACATCAGTTTGACACCAGGGAGGAACGACGCTAAGGTTGAGGGATAAGACAGGCGTGTTCCTCCTTTTTATTTTTCTCCAGGAGTTGTGTTTCGGTGAGCTGCAAAAACGCTCTGCATTCCCTGAGTTTTCCCGGTATGCTTGTTGCCGTACCTGTTCTGGGGCTTTGGTTATGGGCTCCGCAGCCAAATTTTCTCACGCCATTACTGCCGACGATTGCAATGCTGTTACTCGTCGCCTCACTGATGCTCTGTTGGCGTTTTTCCTGTTCGATTTTATTGCTACTGTGCGGCGTCATGGTTGTTCATGGCGGGGTATTGGCATGGGCACCTGAGCTGTTCTCAGGCTGGCGCTTGTTGTTGCCTCTTAACCTCCTTATTCTGTCTTTTCTCAGAGAGCGTCCAGTTTTTTCCCTCTCAATACTAGGTCGCCTCGTTTTTATTGTTGTGCAACCGGCGATACTTTATCTCTTGGTCAAATGGTTTTCGCTTTCTTACCAACGTGTCATAACTCTGCGTTGGGATGGCCCTTTCCCCTGGGACTCTGCTCCCGTTGAGATTGGGATTTACAGTGCCGTGGTTGCTTGTGGTGCTGCAGCTCTGTTGGCCAAGCTCCTTTGGCGACCCACGATGGAAACGAGCGTGATGCTGTGGGCACTGCTACTATTTAGTGCTGCTCAGCGGGGTGCGGTGCAGGCCATCATTCCTCCTGTTCTACTTTATGGTCTTCTTCTGCTCATTGTTCTAGTGAGCATTT
This is a stretch of genomic DNA from uncultured Desulfuromonas sp.. It encodes these proteins:
- a CDS encoding J domain-containing protein — protein: MEYQQLEKALELFAIRDRASLKEIKARHKTLVKKHHPDAGGNDPDAIRAINEAYQHLMEYCSNYRFSFTREEFMEQNPVERLREQFAYDPVWGGRDPDSDKKCL
- the acnA gene encoding aconitate hydratase AcnA; its protein translation is MSQQVAPHILSVFGQDYQYYSLSHAASSLSADLDRLPKTIKILLENLLRFSEPQADVMALAQWQPQAERQEIAWRPTRVLMQDFTGVPAIVDLAAMRDAVAARGGDPSVINPQIPVDLVIDHSVTVERFGNKQAFADNVAIEMERNRERYRFLHWGQQAFENFRVVPPGTGICHQVNLEYLASVVHNQQADGSVVLSPDTLVGTDSHTTMINGLAVLGWGVGGIEAEAAMLGQPISMLVPDVIGFRLHGSLPEGITATDLVLTVTQMLRQKGVVGKFVEFYGEGLDQLPLADRATIGNMAPEYGATCGFFPVDQLTLDYMTLSGRSAQQVAVVEAYCKAQGLWRDSSAADPEFTDVLELDLATVQSSLAGPKRPQDRVAMVEVGQVFDKVMVADQPEIDQAATSKVADSDFSLKHGDVVIAAITSCTNTSNPAVMLCAGLLAQKATALGLTTKPWVKTSLAPGSKVVSDYLNKAGVQPHLDALGFNLVGYGCTTCIGNSGPLPENIATAIDAADLNVCSVLSGNRNFEGRIHPLTKSNWLASPPLVVAYALAGTMRIDLSQDPLGEDGSGNPVYLKDIWPTMKEVAQAVSLVSGDMFQKQYADVFTGDEQWQNMEVADSQLYPWDEDSTYIRLPTFFTLPNNQDDIESARILAKLGNSITTDHISPAGAIAANSPAADYLRDHGVEQKDFNSYGSRRGNHEVMMRGTFANIRIRNEMVPDVVGGYTRDLLDGEVKPIFTAAMDYQQQGVPLVIIAGKEYGTGSSRDWAAKGTLLQGVRAVIAESFERIHRSNLLGMGVLPLQFTSGQSRDSLGLTGTEKITILGLGENLSAKCSLTMTIDYEDGRQGQAELLCRLDTEEELKSYRSGGILRHVLNQLTA
- a CDS encoding nitroreductase family protein; its protein translation is MEIFESIAARRAVKHFDPQHTMSPDEQQRLFSAAALSPTAFNIQNWRFVVVEDPTLRQKIREAAWGQAQVTDSSLLVILCADLKAWEKEPIRYWRDATKEAQEFILPAIDNYYRGKESVQRDEAMRSCGLAAQTLMLAAQGLGYDSCPMDGFDFDAVGKLINLPEDHIVTMFVAIGKQTQPPWPRPGQLPLDEVVIKNHF
- a CDS encoding GGDEF domain-containing protein — protein: MSCKNALHSLSFPGMLVAVPVLGLWLWAPQPNFLTPLLPTIAMLLLVASLMLCWRFSCSILLLLCGVMVVHGGVLAWAPELFSGWRLLLPLNLLILSFLRERPVFSLSILGRLVFIVVQPAILYLLVKWFSLSYQRVITLRWDGPFPWDSAPVEIGIYSAVVACGAAALLAKLLWRPTMETSVMLWALLLFSAAQRGAVQAIIPPVLLYGLLLLIVLVSILERSYGLAFRDELTGLPSRRAFLDQVNRRPAGYSLAIVDIDHFKKVNDTHGHDVGDQVLKLVAARLACVTNSGRAFRYGGEEFVILFYRKDSQDIEEAVEQLRQDIANTPFVLRQKPRPTKKPRRVVTSGRRPQGLRVTVSIGLAQWQKSRGLDDVIKRADQALYRAKKTGRNRVIKV